A stretch of Henckelia pumila isolate YLH828 chromosome 4, ASM3356847v2, whole genome shotgun sequence DNA encodes these proteins:
- the LOC140863979 gene encoding 8-amino-7-oxononanoate synthase-like, with the protein MDGDIAPMTELEKLRKKHGFLLVIDDAHATFVCGKTGGGAAEKFDCETCVDICIDTLSKAAGCQGGFIACSLQGPSRTNTTSKLNLMKSEVNGSNSSTPM; encoded by the exons ATGGATGGAGACATTGCACCTATGACTGAGCTTGAAAAACTTCGTAAAAAGCATGGATTTCTTCTGGTAATTGATGAT GCTCATGCAACATTTGTTTGCGGGAAAACTGGTGGTGGAGCAGCTGAAAAGTTCGATTGTGAAACATGTGTCGACATTTGCATTGACACTCTGAGTAAAGCAGCGGGTTGCCAAGGTGGATTCATAGCATGCAG tttgcAGGGTCCATCAAGAACCAATACTACATCCAAGCTCAATTTGATGAAGTCAGAAGTTAATGGATCGAATTCGTCTACTCCTATGTAG